The genomic stretch GATATGCAGCTTGTTTTAAAAATGATCTGTCGATCGTTGATGTCGGATGCGGAACGGGCGGAAATTTCGAGTTTCTGGAGAATTTCGGCCGCGTCCTTGGCGCCGACAACTCGACGTTTGCCGTTGAATATTGCCGAAAAAAGGGCAAAACGGTCAAGCTTGTCAGTAAAGACGTGCTTCCGTTTCCGGACGGATCATGCGATCTCGTAACCGTTTTTGACGTCTTGGAGCATATCGAAAATGACGGAAGAATGATCGAGGAGTGCCGGCGCATACTCAAAAAGGGCGGAAAGATCGTGGCCGCCGTCCCCGCATATATGTCCATATGGTCCAGCCATGATGAGATCCTCGGGCATCGCCGAAGGTATTCAAAAAAGGAACTGTTAGGCAAGGTTGAGGAAAGGGGTTTCAGGACAATAAAAATAACACACTGCATAACCTTTATGTTTCCGATCATTTTTGTTTTCAGGCTGATCAGCAAGAAATTTTCCAAGAGTAGTCGGACCAATAGCGCATATTTTATGCTTCCCGGCATTATCAACAGTTTGCTTGCTGCAATATTACGCGTTGAGTCCTGTCTTATTGATAAGATAGAAATGCCATTTGGCTGTTCGGTAGTTATCGTTGCTGAAAAGATCTGATCTGTCAAAATAAGATAAAAGGATTCTGTGGTCGCGTCCGGCGTTGTGTTTCTCATAATTTCTTTTTCGTTTTATGATGAATTATACCAAGGAACGGAAAGCAAGGGCATTGCTGGTCTCGATATTATTTGTCGCGATCTTCGCAAGATTTTTGTTCCTTTATGCCAGAGATGTTCCTGTTATTGCGGATGCAGTCCTCTATGCCCAGTCCGGGAAAAACTTTATAGAGACCGGGCGGTATGCAACTTCAGGAGGCGATCTGGTGGATATTGTTTTTCCTCCCGGCTATCCGATCGCCGTAGGATTAGCCGATCATTTTTTCAATAATCCCCTCTTTTCCCTCAGATTCGTATCTTTTGTCTTCGGGTCTTTGCTTGTGCATCTGTTCTATCTTACCGGAAGGGAAATGAGCGGCGAGAAGGCCGGACTGTTCGCATCTTTTTTTGCCGCTACGAACTCCACTTTGATATTGTTTTCTCAGGAAGTTTATTCCGAGTCCATGTTTTTTTTCTTCACTCTGCTTTCTTTTTATCTGTTTCTCAGGCTAAGTAAGGAACCCAAGAACAAAAATGCGGTTTTTTTCGGCTTCTCCATAGGCATGTCCTATCTTATCCGTCCAGAGGGACTGCTTTTAATGGTCCTGCCCTTTATTTTCTTATTGCGGATAATAAAGAAGTTTCAGTATGAAATTTTATTACGCTTTCTTTTGGTCTTATTTGTCACATTTTTCGTGATGTTTCCGTATGTCTATTTTCTTTCGCAAAAGACCGGAAAGCCTGCCATTACCGCCAAAATGAGCACGAATCTGGCTGCCGGAATAAATTTCGACGGTGCGGATATGTCCCGTTTGAGCAGAGATCATTTTTTGCGGTATGAGGAAAATGAGGCGAATTATAATGAACAGACGAATGAATTGGATTATCCAAAAGAAGAGTTCAAAAATACCAGCATTCTGACCGTTCTTTTGGATAATAATTTCTCCGGAAGATATATTGCCGGATTCAGATCAGAGGCATATGCCTTGTCAGCCGATCATTGGGCGGGCATTCTCTTGCTGCCGATATTATTGGCTATCATTTATGCGGTCAGGGATCAGAAAAACAGAAAAAACATCCTTGTGCTTTCCATCCTGTCGGCCGAACTGCTCATAATGTTTCCGATATTCCACATTGAAAGCAGGTATCTCGCGCAGGTGCTGATATTTCTGATCCTGTTTGCTTCTTTGGGGTATGCCGGATATAAAGGTCCCGGAACCGAGTTGTTGCCAAGGAAATTCACCGTTTTCATAAAAAATTTGGTGATAGTCCTGATATCGTCAAGTTTTATATTATTTTTATATCTATCGTTCGTTACCAATGAGTTCGGGGGTTTCTGCAATTATGCTTTTTGCATCAATACCAATGTCCGTGACAGGTCATTTCCTCCCACTGAAAACAGCCTGGCATATGAATATAAAATTGCGGGAGAATATATTAAAAATAATTCAGATAGCGGCGAGGGCGGCGGTCTTATCATGTCCAGACGGCCCGTCGAAGTTTCTTTTTACGCGGGTATGGACAGTTTGGGAATAACATTTCCCGATACCAGTGCGGAAAATGTGATAAAATTCGCTAAAGCCAACAATGTTAAATATATCATAGTGGACAAAAGATATCTTGGCGTAAGGAAAAACTATAAAGATTTGGCCAGTCTGCAAGATTTTTCGAACGACGTTTATCTTGTTTTTGAAGACAGCTCGGTATCTGACATTAAATTGTTCCAAGTCAAGTGACGCAGGGCCTGCGTTGTGCTTGTGAGCTCGTTATCCGGGATGTTTTGTTTATTTAAGATCCGACAGATGCTGAAAAATATCAATAAAATCTGCAGAGGGAGCATTCCAGTGCTCCTGATCCTGGCAATAGCTCTTTTTGCGAGGCTGGTTTTGTTCTTTCATGACGTAACCATAGATAATGACGGGATCGCATATGGACTTGCCGGAAAGAATCTGGTCGAAAGCGGAAAATATGAAGTTTACGGCGATCCATTGCTGATATATCCTCCCGTGTATCCCATAGCCATAGGGATAGTCGATCATTTTTCCGGTAACCTGCTTTTTTCCGGAAGGTTTGTTTCGCTGCTATTCGGGATGCTGCTGGTCTATGCATTTTATGCGTTTGGCAAGAAGCTTTATGGAAAGGAGGCGGGACTCTTTGCGTCTTTTTTCGCTGCAACGAATTATTCGCTGGTCGCATATTCGTCAGTGACCAGATCGGAAATGATATATTTATTCATCCTGGCACTTATTTTGTATGTATATATTCTGCTGATCGAAAAATGCGAAGATGCCAAGGCGGCAGTTCTGGGATCGTTGATGGCAGCATTATATCTTACGAGGCCGGAAGGACTACTGATGTGGATCTTGCCGATATTATTGTTTTATAAGCTTCTGAAAAAGACAAATATCTATGCGGCCCTGCGTTCTCTGGCTATTATTTTCTTATCGTTTATGATAATTTCCGCCCCTTATATTTATTTTTTATATGAAAATACGGGAAGGGTGGAATTGACCGAGAAGACGAATTCCAATGTAATCCCGGCAGTGATCTTCGGAGGCAGTGCGATCGAGGATTTGAGCGGAGAGAAATGGCTGAAATATGAAAAAAGCAGAGATTATTATGACGAAGATACTAATACGATCATCGATTATAAGGAGTATTCCAATGGCGATGCGGTAAGTTATGTTTTAAAAAAACCGGACATTATTTTGAATAATTATGTACGGGGTATAAAGTCGGAAATCTCAATTTTATTCATTGAACACGGGATCAGTCTCATACTCTTGCCGCTGCTGTTGTCTTTTTTGTTTCTGTTTAAAAAAACCAAGGAGAGGGAGAGTGTTGCTGTGTTGTTGTTAGTCGCAATCCTGTATCTGATGATAATACCGGTCTTCCATATTGAAAGCAGGTATATGCTGCAGGTACTTGTTTTTTTGATACTTATTTCTTCGCTGGGATATTCTTTCCGCACTGAGCGCGGAATTAAGGTCCTGGGTATAGAATTCAATGGCGGGGATTTTTTCCGTATTTTCAGAACGATAACATTGTTTCTTGTCATGATCCAATTTGCGTTTTCAATTGTTAATATTTATAAACAAGATGACGGCAAATTCTATCCATGGGAGTATAGGCTGGCCGGAGAATTCATTGGAAAATATGATACTAAGGAAAACGGAGTTTTGATAATGTCCAGAAATAGTTACATAATCTCATACTATGCAAATGCCGGAAATAGCGGCATCAGAATGCCTTATGCCGATGTCCCAAGTATCATCAGGTTTGCCAGGGAAAACAAAGCAAATTACATTGTAATTGATGAAAGGTTCCTTTCGGTGAGAGAGAATTACGACGAACTTTGGAAATTAGATCGATTTTCAAATGATGCCGAACTTATTTTTGAAGACAGTTCCGTAATGCCGATCCGAATATTCAGATTTCGCGATGCAAATGAAAATTAATTGTGATCGGAAGCGCTGCTTTTTGGGTAAATAACGATCCTTAATATATTTTTGTCCGACAGATGCTGAAAAATATCAATAAAATCTGCAGAGGGAGCATTCCAGTGCTCCTGATCCTGGCAATAGCTCTTTTTGCGAGGCTGGTTTTGTTCTTTCATGACGTAACCATAGATAATGACGGGATCGCATATGGACTTGCCGGAAAGAATCTGGTCGAAAGCGGAAAATATGAAGTTTACGGCGATCCATTGCTGATATATCCTCCCGTGTATCCCATAGCCATAGGGATAGTCGATCATTTTTCCGGTAACCTGCTTTTTTCCGGAAGGTTTGTTTCGCTGCTATTCGGGATGCTGCTGGTCTATGCATTTTATGCGTTTGGCAAGAAGCTTTATGGAAAGGAGGCGGGACTCTTTGCGTCTTTTTTCGCTGCAACGAATTATTCGCTGATTATATATTCTCAAGAAACACAGGCCGAGTCCATGTATTTGTTCTTTATACTGCTGACTTTCTACTTCTATCTGAAAATCACTGAGAAATACAAAAATAATTTTGCAATAGCCATGGGGTCGTCGACGGCTATTGCCTATCTGATCAGGCCGGAAGCGTTGCTTTTTTTAATTTTATCTTTGGTGTTTTTTATACAAAGAATGAGAGGCTTTGAACCCAAGAAAGCCGTTCTCGGATTTTTCCTTATGCTCTTTTCTTTTCTTGCGGTTTCAACTCCCTATATTTATTTTCTTTATAAATATACCGGGAAAATATCCCTGACTGAAAAAGCAAGTTCAAATATTATTCACGGAGTGATTTTCGATGGCATAGACAAGGAAAGATTGGGCGACGAAGAAGCTCGTTATTATGAAAGAAGCATAGCCTATTATGACGAAAGCACGAATATGATAAAGGATCCGTCGGAATTCAGAGAAATAAGCCTCGATAAGTCAATCTTGAATGATTCTGATAAGTTTATTCTTAAATATATAAGAAGTGTCAAATCAGAGATCATGGTTTTGCTGGCTGATCATAGCGTAAATCTGATTCTGCTTCCTCTTCTTGTTACGTATATATATTTTATCAGGTCAAAAAAGGACAAAAACAACATCGGAGTCATGTCCCTGATTTCCTTTTTATATTTTCTTATTTTGCCCTTTTTTCACATAGAGAGCAGATATTTGCTTCAAGTGCTGGTGTTTCTGATCCTTCTTTCCTCTTTCGGATATGCCATGCGGAAAGACTTCAAGCTAAGTATATTGAGGCTGGAGCTGCCCAGTAAAATATTTTTTAGCTATATGAGGATAATGATCCTATTCCTGGTTTCCCTGCAATTTGTTTTCTCTATTGTCTTGTTTTCCCTTTTTTCCAGAACCGAAGACTATCCATGGGAGTATAAGCTGGCCGGAGAATTTATAAAAAATGATCATCTGCAGGAGAAAGATGTTGTAATAATGTCAAGAAACAGGAGCATCGTTTCATATTATGCCAATACTGAGCATGGGGGGGTCAATATTCCATATACAGATGCTCTTAATGTCATTAAATTTGCCAAAGCAAACAAAGTAAATTATATTGTAATTGACAAAAGATTTTTGCAAATAAGAGAGAATTATGACGAACTGGCCGATCTCGACAGATATGCCGTAGGTATTAAATTGGTTTACGAAGATGATTCCGTTTATCCGGTGAGGGTTTTCAAGCTTTCTTATTAAGTGGTATAAATTAAAATAATGAACGATATTGAGAAGGAAATATCCATAGTGATTCCCGCATATAATGAAGAGGAAAACATACCCTGTTTGATCGGAGAAATATCACGTGTCATGAAGAGAATCACGAATAATTACGAAGTCATAGTGGTTGATGATGGGAGTTCGGACAGGACAACCGATGCCATCGAGAAACTGTTCAGGGGGGATCCCGAGCATGTCTCGGGAATACAATTCAGGTCCAATTTCGGCAAAGCTGAGGCCTTGAAAGCGGGATTTACCGCGGCACGGGGAGAAATAATAATTACGATGGATGCGGACCTTCAGGATGATCCGGCGGAAATACCGAATTTTATCGCGAAGATCAAAGGGGGTTATGATCTTGTTTCGGGATGGAAGCAGAACAGAAAGGACACGTTTATAAAGAACAACAGTTCAAAATTTTTCAATTACATCACTTCTAAGTTCTCGAGGGTGAAGTTGCATGACTTCAACTGCGGCTTTAAGGCATACAGAAAAGAAGTGGCCAAGGGGTTGGACCTTTATGGCCAGATGCATAGATATATTCCGGTCATGGCCAGGAATCAGGGTTATGTCATCGGAGAGATCCCGGTTCATCACAGAAAGAGAAAATTCGGAAGATCGAAATATGGTCCGATCAGATTCATAAACGGCTACCTGGACCTTCTGACGGTTATGATGCTCACGAAATATTTCAAAAGGCCGGCACATTTCTTTGGCGGAATAGGATCTCTGGCTCTTGCAGCCGGAATTGCAATAGGTTTGTATATCACCTATCTAAGGCTTGCCTATGGGAGCATACAATCGAGGCTTCCCCTTTTTATCGCGGGAATTCTGCTTATTATGGTAGGTTTTCAGTTCATTTCGCTCGGATTGATCGGTGAAATGTTCGTGAAAAATTATGGAAGAGAGGATGATTCCTCCAAGATAAAAAAAATTATTAAAAAATGACAATGGAAGTTTGTTTTTTCGGGACATATGAAAAAGATTATCCCATGAACAGGGTTATCATAAAAGGCTTGAAGAAAAATGGCATTGCCGTGAAGGAATGCCATGTTTCTTTATGGGAGAAGCATAGAGATAAACATGGAAAATTCCTGACTATTGCATCGCTTGCAAGGTTTGCGATAGATATGCTTTTGGCCTATTTTAAGCTCGGAGCGAGATACTTTTCGACACACAGAAACTCGGATGCCGTTATTGTCGGATATATCGGCCAATTAGACATTATTTTTCTCAGATTTCTGACAATTTTCACCCGGAAAAAACCGAAAATAATATTCGTACCGCTTGTTTCGCTTTATGATACGGCGATCGTGGACAGGAATCTCTCGAAAGAAAAAGGATTTTTTGCCAAAGTCCTGTTTTTTATCGACAAGCTGTCTTTCAGATCGGCGGACGTGATGATTATGGATACCGATGAGCATGTGAAATACATTTCTAGTCTTTTCAGTCTGGATGAAAATAAGCTGAAAAGAGTGTGGGTCGGAGCGGACGAGGATGTTTTTTATCCGATAGACGCGAAGGTCAATTCGGATAAATTCACAGCGCTGTTCTTTGGAAAATATATTCCGCTTCATGGGATTGAATATATCATAAAAGCGGCCAAGATGCTGGAAAATGACGGCGTGCGGATAAGAATGGTTGGAAACGGCCAATTATATGAAAAAATGCTTGATTTAAGCAAAAAGTTGGGCGTAGTAAACGTTGATTTTGTCAAATGGATAGAGTATAATGAGTTATTGAATGAGATTGCGAAAGCGGACGTCGTTTTAGGTGTCTTCGGAGGTTCCAAAAAGGCTTCCAGGGTTATTCCGAACAAGGTTTTTCAGGCAATTGCATGCAGGAAGGCGGTAATTACGGGTGAGACGCCAGCTATAAGGGAGTTTTTTAAGGATAGGGAGGACATATTATTTTGTTTGAATAAAGATCCCAGATCGTTGGCGGAAAGCATATTGCTTCTTAGAAATAGCCCGGAATTGAAAAAAACTATCGAAGAGAATGCTTATTTGCTTTTTAAGGCAAATGCCGATTTGGAAAAAATAGGAATAGGTGTAAAAGAGACAATAATGTCCGTTTTGAATAAATAATATTTTTTCAACAGAATGAAGATAGGAATTAATGTTGATAAACTTTCAAGGACGAATAAACGGGGCGTAAGCGTTTATATTTATCAGATCTTGAAGGAATTGTCCGAGATTGATAATAAGAATGATTATATTTTATACTCAAGGCGTGATATCGGCGATAAGCCTTTTTTGAGCAATCCGAGATTTTCATTAAGCCTGGTAAAATCAAATTTCGGCCTTCTTTATTGGACTTATTTTAAACTTCCAAAACAGGCTATTGAAGATAAGGTAGATATTTTTTTTTCACCTGCGCAAAACTATCCGTTTATTTTCATGAAACCGTATGGAATAAAGACCGTAACCAGCGTTCTTGATATTGCCTTCAGGATCTTTCCGAAGCACTTCAGGGCCGGGGATAAGATTGGTTTGGATATAAATACAAAAATTGCGGTCCGACGATCCGATAAGATAATTGCAATTTCGGAATCGACGAAAAGGGATATTATCAAATATTACAAAACGGATGATGGAAAAATAGATGTAGTATATCTTGCGAGCAGAATGGGCGAGAAATGCCCGAAGTTGTGCGAAATTGATGTTCATAATGCACTTAACATCAAAAAGTCTTACATCCTTTTTGTGGGAGCGATACAACCCAGGAAAAACATAATAAAACTCGTTGATGCTTTTGAAATCTGCAAGGATAGAAATAGCGATATCGGCCTTGTCATTTGCGGAGAGAGAGGGTGGTTGTACCAGGAAATATTGGCGAGAATAAGCCGAAGCAGATATTCCAAAGACATATTTGTAACAGGCGGAGTAAGCGAGAAGGAGCTAAAAAGTATTTATTGCAAGGCATTAATGTTCGCACTCCCCTCTCTTTACGAAGGATTCGGAATTCCGGTTTTGGAGGCTATGAGTCTTGGGGTTCCGGTTATCGTACCCAATAACTCTTCTTTTCCCGAGCTCGTCGGTGATGCAGGGCTTTATGTGGACGAATATAATGCGGAAGATATTGCAGACAAGATCAGCATGATAATGAGTGATCCCGGTCTCGGAACAGAATTAGCCAAAAAAGGAAAACTGAAAGCGAGAGAATTCAGCTGGAAAATAACCGCAAAAAAACATTTGGAGATATTTGAAAGTATTTAACGGCAGTTGTTAATAAGTAAAGATCCAAAACCATGAATAAGCCGAAAATAGCGGTCGTTATCATAAATTGGAATGGTATTGTCCTATTGGAAGAATGTTTATGTTCGGTTGAGAACCAGATCTATGGCAATAGCAAGATAATATTTGTCGACAATGGATCTTCGGATGGATCAGCGGGATTTGTGAGGGGAAGATTTCCAAAGGTGGATATTATTCAGTTAGACAAGAATACCGGTTTTGCAAAGGCGAATAATGTCGGTATCCATAGGGCCCTTGAGGACAAAGAAGTGGAGTATGTGGCATTGTTAAATAACGATGCCGTTGCGGAAAAGTCCTGGTTGGGCAAAATGCTGGAAGTCGCTGAACAAAATGATAGAATAGGTTCAGTTGCTCCCAAAATACTCAAATATTACCATAAAAATGAATTTGACTGTTTTGGCATAAAAATACGCATTATTGGAAGCGGTATGAATAACCTGTTGAATATGAAGGATGATGGAAGCTATGATAGGTCATATGAGGTATTCGGGACAAGCGGCTGTTCTTGCTTATATAAAAGGAAGATGCTTGAAGATATCGTGATCGAAGATGAGTATTTTGATAATGATTTTTTTGCCTATTGTGAAGACATAGATCTGGATTGGAGGATGAGGCTTAGGGGATGGAAAAGCTTCACGGCTCCCGGATCGGTCGTGTTTCATAAGGGCTCGGCGACGTGCCAAACTTATTCCTATTTCAAGGCATTTCATTCGCATCGAAATCGTTTGTTCGTGATGTTGAAAAACTATCCCCTATTCTTTTTGGCGAGAGGGATGGCTGTATTTATATTCAGTTATCTGCATTATTTTAAAAGCATATTCAGAAACAAGGGTTATTCCGCCAGAACGAAGGAAAAAATAGGATATTTAAATACGGCAAAGTTCATAATCTTGGGATGGTCCAGCTATTTCTCACATTTCTTTAAGATGTTAAAGAAGAGGAGAATAATACAGAAGATGAGGATAGCGAGTGATCGGGATGTGTCGGAATGGTTTACATTGCTTGGTGAGGCCGATAATGTATCGGAGGCTGAATAAGCCTGCGACAGAATGGCAATGGGATGATCTTCGGCATAATATGGATTTTATTATAAGCAAATATATAACACAAATGCTCAATAATCTTATCAATAAATATGATGCCGTGTTGCTGTGCAACGCAGTAAGGGAGGGAAAATTAGGGAGAGTTTTATCCAAATTGACAGGCAGCAAGCAGACAAAGATAGCCGATTCCTGGAGGCATATAAAGAAACCGCCTACTAATTGGTATGACATACCGGCGGTGAATGAGCATTGGAATCTTCTGATCTCCGGAAGAGCAGATATTGATTATAATGAATATATCTCGCGAAAGTATTTTTCGGACCGTAAAGACATGAAAGCGTTATCTCTTGGTTGCGGAACCGGACATAGAGAGCTAAGGTGGGCAGGGTTGGGTAATTTTGAAAAGATAGATGCATACGATCTCTCAATAAATAGGATAGAATATGCGAAAAAAAAAGCCGAGGAGGCGGGATACGAAAATATTATTAATTATCAGGTCGGAGATATCTATGGACTGGAAAAATTAGATAATCAGTACGATGTCATCTTGATGGAACAGTCATTACATCACTTTTCTCCGCTAAGAAATATATTGCTTAAAATGGATAATTTTCTCAAGCCACACGGATTTGCTGTCATCAATGAATTTGTTGGTCCGACGAGATTTCAATGGACAGATAGGCAGCTGGATATAATAAATGGTTTACTGTCGGTTCTGCCCGTCAAATACAAGAAAAAACTAAGTGGTGGCATAAAGAATAGGGTTTACAGGCCGAGCAAGTTAAATTTGATCTTAAGTGATCCGTCAGAGGCTGTTGAATCATCGAATATAATTCCTTTGTTGAAAGATGTTTTTAACGTCATGGAGATTAAAGAATATGGCGGGACTATCCTGATGATGCTACTTAGTGAAATCGGCCATAATTTTCTGTCGGGTGACAAGGAAACAAGGGATTTATTGGATCTCTGCTTCAATGTTGAAGATGTTTTAATCAAACACAAGGAGATTCAAAGTGATTTTGTCGTTGCTGTGTGCAGAAAAGAATGACTATTTCGGGATAATATAAGCGGGAAGGTTTCCGGGAGGAGGTTTGGTTTATTGTATGGAAAAACAGGATTATTGCTTAGTTCTGACGAATCAGATAGTATGCTGCCAATATGATGTCGATTTGATAACTATATTCCGTTGTTTCGGTCTATGAGGACTCGCAGGTTAACCGCAAGGATGGCCTGAATTTTTTACATTAGGTATTGTATTTGACAATAGATGTTGTATTATCTTTATGCTATAATGGAATATGTGGATTTGGGTAAACTGAATAGTCAAGGGATTTGAGCGATAAAATGCTATAATAGTAAGATATAATGATACACGAAAACAGAATTACGGTAAGTGTAATAATACCTACATATAACAGGGCTAGTTTGCTGAAAAGATCGATCGATAGCGTTCTAAGCCAGACATTCGGAGATTTTGAAGTGATCATTGTTGATGATGGATCTACGGACGATACGGAAGAGGTGGTGTGCGGGGTCAGGGATCCGAGGATTAAATATATAAAGTATAATGAAAATAGGGGTGCTACGGCTGCCAGAAATGTCGGGATTAGGGCAGCCAGAGGTGAATTTATTGCTTTTCAGGACAGTGATGACGAGTGGCTCCCTGAAAAGTTGGAAAAACAAATGAATGTCTTCAAAAAAGCCGCTCGGGATGTGGGCGTGGTTTATGTAGGTTTCTGGAAGTTAAAAAATGGCAGAAAAATATACATTCCGGCTAAGGCCGTAAAGAAGAGACAAGGCGCCATATACGAAGAGCTGATCAAAAGAAACTTCGTTTCGACTCAGACGATCCTGGTGAGAAGCGAATGTTTCGCAAAAACCGGGTTGTTTGATGAAAAATTGTCCAGGCTTCAGGACTGGGACATTGT from Candidatus Paceibacterota bacterium encodes the following:
- a CDS encoding methyltransferase domain-containing protein, which encodes MLNNLINKYDAVLLCNAVREGKLGRVLSKLTGSKQTKIADSWRHIKKPPTNWYDIPAVNEHWNLLISGRADIDYNEYISRKYFSDRKDMKALSLGCGTGHRELRWAGLGNFEKIDAYDLSINRIEYAKKKAEEAGYENIINYQVGDIYGLEKLDNQYDVILMEQSLHHFSPLRNILLKMDNFLKPHGFAVINEFVGPTRFQWTDRQLDIINGLLSVLPVKYKKKLSGGIKNRVYRPSKLNLILSDPSEAVESSNIIPLLKDVFNVMEIKEYGGTILMMLLSEIGHNFLSGDKETRDLLDLCFNVEDVLIKHKEIQSDFVVAVCRKE
- a CDS encoding glycosyltransferase family A protein, whose product is MIHENRITVSVIIPTYNRASLLKRSIDSVLSQTFGDFEVIIVDDGSTDDTEEVVCGVRDPRIKYIKYNENRGATAARNVGIRAARGEFIAFQDSDDEWLPEKLEKQMNVFKKAARDVGVVYVGFWKLKNGRKIYIPAKAVKKRQGAIYEELIKRNFVSTQTILVRSECFAKTGLFDEKLSRLQDWDIVLRLSRYYKFCFIEEPLVLQHYTPGSISDNSGALMESIELIIDKNREYLYKHKKILSRHYFRMGSELCSDGRIKDGRSYLIKSIRHNILNIPALLFFTLSGAGFGKNNFKRLDELITYLTN